Proteins encoded by one window of Sphingosinicella sp. BN140058:
- a CDS encoding chlorophyllase: MNNLIKDALLIPVSAPRQTISINPVVLEVEGRPIPLELRITAPATGERLPIILLSHGHGPSLYLPSTDGYGPLVSFYAEHGFVVIQPTHLNSKVAGLPADAPGGPLFWRSRVEDMVAILDQLDAIEAAVPAIAGRLDRDRIAVVGHSMGGQTAGLLLGARLTDPNDPDAQNVDLREPRIAAGIMLTAPGNGGASLSEMAASRYTFFNPDFSYLATPTLVVVGDEDASEHLTVRGPAWHEDAFRDGPSAEALLTMIGGKHGLGGIAGYDARETDDEDPERMEIALRMTWAYLRSALYEGDGSWQAATQALAAYCPGHAHVEVK; encoded by the coding sequence ATGAACAATCTCATCAAGGACGCACTGCTGATCCCCGTCAGCGCGCCGCGCCAGACCATCTCGATCAACCCGGTGGTGCTCGAGGTCGAGGGACGCCCGATCCCGCTCGAACTGCGCATCACGGCGCCCGCCACCGGCGAAAGGCTGCCGATCATCCTGCTGTCGCATGGCCATGGGCCCTCGCTCTATCTGCCGTCGACGGACGGCTACGGGCCGCTGGTGAGCTTCTACGCCGAACACGGCTTCGTGGTGATCCAGCCGACCCACCTCAATTCGAAGGTCGCGGGCCTCCCCGCCGACGCTCCGGGCGGCCCGCTGTTCTGGCGCTCGCGGGTCGAGGACATGGTCGCGATCCTCGACCAGCTCGACGCGATCGAGGCGGCGGTGCCGGCGATCGCCGGACGCCTCGATCGCGACCGCATCGCCGTGGTCGGCCACTCGATGGGCGGCCAGACCGCGGGCCTGCTGCTCGGCGCGCGGCTGACCGATCCGAACGACCCGGACGCACAGAATGTCGACCTGCGCGAGCCGCGGATCGCGGCGGGGATCATGCTGACCGCGCCGGGCAATGGCGGGGCGTCGCTGAGCGAAATGGCGGCGAGCCGCTACACCTTCTTCAACCCGGATTTCTCGTATTTGGCGACGCCGACCCTGGTCGTCGTCGGCGACGAGGACGCCTCCGAGCACCTCACCGTCCGTGGGCCGGCCTGGCATGAAGACGCCTTTCGCGACGGCCCGAGCGCCGAGGCGCTGCTGACCATGATCGGCGGCAAGCACGGGCTCGGCGGCATCGCGGGCTACGATGCCCGGGAAACCGACGACGAGGATCCGGAAAGGATGGAGATCGCGCTGCGGATGACCTGGGCCTATCTGCGCTCGGCCTTGTACGAAGGGGACGGATCCTGGCAGGCGGCGACGCAGGCGCTCGCCGCTTATTGCCCGGGCCATGCCCATGTGGAGGTCAAGTGA
- a CDS encoding glyoxalase/bleomycin resistance/extradiol dioxygenase family protein — MVTGQAAEWLGPQFAEIVTSAATLAIGSAETVAAFSVGSAEPGANRTAIPEFMVEDVDAVFERLKDKAELVHEPKLLPWGNRAVQFRDPEGTVVSLFTPVTEAAKARFGSR, encoded by the coding sequence ATGGTGACCGGCCAGGCCGCGGAGTGGCTGGGGCCGCAATTCGCTGAGATCGTCACGTCTGCGGCGACCCTGGCGATCGGCAGCGCCGAGACCGTGGCGGCGTTCAGCGTCGGCAGCGCCGAGCCGGGCGCGAACCGGACGGCGATCCCGGAGTTCATGGTTGAGGATGTGGATGCCGTGTTCGAGCGGTTGAAGGACAAGGCCGAGCTGGTGCACGAACCCAAGCTGCTGCCGTGGGGCAATCGTGCCGTTCAGTTCCGCGATCCCGAAGGGACCGTGGTCAGCCTGTTCACGCCCGTCACCGAGGCTGCGAAAGCGCGCTTCGGGTCTCGCTGA